The genomic window TGGTGTGATTTTGATGGGAGCAAGTATTGGTGTAactcagaggggggggggaggggcggcTAATGCTTTTGCCTCACCTCCTGCTGACACCCATGGACCATCTGTGTTAAAGGCACGCAGTGCGAATAACTATTGGTAAGTTAACGATTCCGACAACCTGCGCTGCTGCTTCAATGCGTCAAAACTCTTTACTCTCCTCAGAACCTTTCTTTACGAGTTGTCAGTTATTGGCAAACTTACGGTGGCCTTTCCCGGCTGTCGTCGTCATCGTTGTGGTTCCCTAGGTTGCGCCTCCACACCTCGATCTCCGtggcctcaacaatggcgactgcTTCGTTGCGAGCTGCCTCGTCCATCCACGGCAACGAGCTGCGTGAAGCCGAGGTGGAAAAAAATTTAGCGGGAGCTTTTGATCCTACTGCAGAATGGGGGCACGTGAAATAGGGGGGGGGCTCAGTCGCGCTCATTGTGAGTTCAAGCACGCTGCCTGTACTCAAAATGGCGCCAACACTGCAAAGTGGCACGTACcaagaacaaaattgtgaaaTTAACTCTCTCATCTAGCGGTACTTTCTAAACCAGTTTACGTTTGTAAAGTGACTGTTCAGGCTTGGGGTCACTTTAACCACAGCCAGTGCGTTGAGAGTCATATTAAGTGCGACTGCGTGCTAGACCtgctattatttttcttttcctctttctttcttttaaatgccaagcatttcttagcaaacttcagcgactttaagtctatctatctatctatctatctatctatctatctatctatctatctatctatctatctatctatctatctatctatctatctatctatctatctatctatctatctatctatctatctatctatctatctatctatctgtctgtctgtctgtctgtctgtctgtctgtctgtctgtctgtctgtctgtctgtctgtctgtctgtctgtctgcctgcctgtcttccttccttccttccttccttccttccttccttccttccttccttccttccttccttccttccttccttccttccttccttcctttctttctttctttctttctttcgcatttctgcttccttcctccgtgccggGAACCAAAGTGCTTTCCACGTGCTCAGAATCACAGCACAAGGACGATGCTTTCGtactgtgggggtgctgacaccccctgtaatgttgtttgcgctgcgtggcgcacgtgtctcgcccaaaaacCGCATTTTGGGGTACAACCACCGGGCGGTAGATGGCGTTGTTTTCGCGTTAAACACCACGATCATCATCATGCTTGTTACAGTGATATTGCCAGCGGTGACCCCTAATGGAAATCAAGCCTTGGGGGCGGGCGAGAActagttgagcgagtctcttcggcgcatggcggttgccgcgaacggttgtcacTAGCCTGGGTCCTCGGCGCGCGGTACCGTGGCCCAcgcgtcgggggccctcgtggtgagACAAGCATTGGCGActccgccttgggtgtgttattgtgtttttcATGGAGTGTATGGTTATATTGTGTGTGGATGCCTTAGTGGGTTAACTACAATTGATGTGTCAATTCGACGGACGATATCATCGTTCATAAGTagctaaataaatgtgtgtatgtTATTCGGTTTGTACCGACGTgcctgctgtgtccgttcactccaagagcgtggcgtggcgcccGCTCGCCATTTCCAGAACCCACAGTACCAAGGCAAAAATGGAAAGTGCCAACGCGAAATGACAGGTGACCACGATTACGAATCCCATTGCCGTATTAGAAACTCATCATCAGTGACAAACCCACAATCGACACAGCACCAATTGTTGACGAGAGACACACAAGCTTAGTGGTGTGATCGGTGCACCTTCAACGGCCACATTGCTCCACCCTATGAGctaccttttttttcctcttgtgcGCAAACTCACAACCTTATCAACACTTCAGCAAATACATGCTTCGTTTTCAAAGCGTAAAGTTATACGTCCCTAAAAAATATTGAAGAAAATATTAAATTTTAGGGGAATTTTGATAATGAATTCTAGAAGTGACTCCTCGAGAAACTGTGACGCGGACTCGAAGTGGTCGTACTTATAAGGACCCACCCCATAAAATGTGAAAAAGAGATGTAGAGGGCACTGCCAGTGTTCCTTGCAGCATGTGGCCACAAGGAGGCACTGCTGTACGCCGAGCGTACATATGGTATTTGGAGGGAAGAAAGAAAGATCTTTTAGTTTCGCTTGCCAGCAGTCCGCCTCGATTGCTGGCTCCCGGGCTGAACATTTCTCGCCCTCATTTTCAAATGAGTTCATTGCGTTTGTCATTTTTAGCAGTGAAACTTTTCTTCCGAAACAAAAAACCTCAATCCCGCAAAGTTATGAATCTGCATAACTTAAGTATTATACACACATGGCAACGAGCTATGTAAGCGCTTCGAGCTTTTGTTGCTCATCCCCATAAAATAACACCAACCTACACGTAAACACTTTCATCTAGAAGTGTCTTAAACGCTTGGGAATAGATAAATATTCACTTGCCCGCGTCAAATTTGATTTGCAGTGCCTACGTACCGCAGTAGAGTCACGGTCGTGTCGCGGATGTTGCTGAAGATGTCATCGACCTGCCTCATTCCGGGATAGCCAAGCGACGCATGCGCCCTCTGCAAGAAGAGTTGCCGCCGGAAGCGGCTCTCGGCGAGGGCGTAGCAGTCGCTTTGTCGGTTCGCAGccgccgtcgtggcgctgccgtACGAAGCGATGCTGCCGTCCTGCGATGCCATCACCGAGAATTGTTGGGCGAACCACCAGCCGAGTGTGTACAGCATGTCCATGTTACTGCATGATGCGTGAATAGAAGTCATTCTTTAATTTGATCGTTTCGATAACACTGTGACAGCAATAAGGATTGCGAACATGCAACCTTGCATTCTTTAGGTTACGTTCATGTTGATGTCATCTTGATGCGGTTTGCTTGACACTTATGTGATCATTTCCTGCGTGGTGGTGCTAGAAGTGTTTAAGAGACGTTCTTATTCCCCGAAAATTTGAGTTCTGAGCAAAGTGCATGTCCTATATTTGCCATCTTCTTGTATTCATTCTAGAGCGTTTCCTGCATCGTTATCAAGCCAAGGAAACTTGACCCCAAATATGTCAATATTGTGCGTATAACATGTCGCCGAGGAAACTTGCTGCAGGACGCGAATTCATTCATTGATGGCGTGGCTGCAGAACATGTCTGTAGAATTCATACACCGATGTACATACAATAAAATCTGGATAGGTGGAGACTTGAGGGAGCAAAAAATCATGTGCATTTAGAGGGTCCCTGTGGAAGTCGCGGGTTGGATCCGGGacgtggtggtcacatttcgatgtaGGCAAAAGGTGGAGGCCCATGTAGTCTGCAATTTAAGTGCTTATTAATTAACACCAGActgtcaaaattaccggagccatCAACTATATCGCGGCGTACGTTGGATATAAAACCTCTATGTTAAATATTTAAAGGCCCACTTCAGCACTTTCCCAAGTTACCATAGAAAATGGCCTCTTTAAAAGATTTTATTGCCTCACAGATTGACCACCACCAAAAAATCTATAACTGCAGTGCAAGAGCTGGCAGAGTTGTGTGTTCACTGGCAAAGTTGTGTGAAACAAGAGTGACTCGTTATCTTcaaagaagaagaacaaaactttatttatGTAGGAGACTGTCTTGCCGCTAAAAGAGGGTGACGGCACCTGCTGGGGCCTATATTCCAAGGCACCGCTGGCTCTCGTCATCATTTCAACCGTCCTGAAGGCGCGGGATAATTTTAGTGTGATAGCAAGTGCGCACGCTGGCACGTCTCCGTGGTGTTCGCGGTAACTACGCAGTCCAAAAGTGTAAAAACTTCAGCTAGTTCGCATGGCGTCATCGTAAAAAGACTCATCTTTCAATGGCTACCTGGAAAAGCGTTGCAGGGATCACTTGAAGAACGATAACATTTTGGTCCCTTCGAGTTCCACCTATCCAAGCTCTTTACTGTACGTGCATCTGTGTATGATTTCCACAGGCATGTTCTGCAGCCATGCAATGAATGAATGGAGAAATTAATTCATTTCCTAAGAAAAGGTGTGTCGGCTACATGTTATACATAGAATAATGGCACACTTGTGGTGAAGTGTTCTTGGCCTTTTTCATAACCAGGGGTGTTTATTCAGCGTGACTACGCAGCTCGTGATGCTCCATTCAGCGAATGACCTAAAATTTGCATACATTGCATGTTAATTTAGAAATATAGTATCACtttaaacagacaaaaagacgaGCGAACGATTTCTAGTGTACTTCGAGAAATATTTCATGATTCCTGGTCACGTGGGGTGCTTAGAGGGTTGGATTGCGCGTTCTCAACAGCCTCGAATGCCGACCGGCACCCTATTTTGACCATGGTGAAAAAGTGTTCCAGATACCCTTTAAGCTTCATGTATACTGATAAGTTAACAATCGTTAAGTACCGAAGCAATTCTACTAGATGCATCATACTAACTGCAGTTCAGTGTAAGTGATATGTGTTTCCCTAGAGTCTTCTGTGTCAGCTTTCGACAGGTTGTCGAAAAGCCAATTTTCATGAGGTGAAGACGCTGCTACTTGTTTTGCTGGGATTTCTAAATGTTTTCTATCAATTTGAATATTTCTGTTATTTTATGTTATCAATTTAGACTTCATAGAGAAAATGATAGCGACGAAAACGGCAAAAGCCTTTCGAGGCTGTCTATATGATTGAtatctcaataaaaaaaagtgcatatGCACCATCCTGATCGGGGGACTTTCGCGAACCTGAATTGCATCAGGATTTCAACCATGGTTCGAGAGAGGCCGATGTCATCGACCAGGATGTAATCTTCCATCGTAAACTGGTGAGGTTGCAGCAGCTCATTCAGGAAACCCAGCCACGTTTTGCTGTTGTAGCTGGATATGAACAACGCTGTCGAACCTATTGACACCAGGGTCTCCGTCAGAGCTCCCGGTTGTATTTTGTCCCTGCGCCAATGAGAAATAGAATAGCCAGCAGCCAAATAATCAACCACAAAAATACACAAATTGTTCGCCGTGATATTCAATTTTGTTCACCACCATATTTTGTCCAGTGCTGCCGCAGCTGCGCAAATGGCAGGACGCTTTTATTTAAAAAACACTTCGTGAATTTAAAAATTGTGTTACGTGAAGGCCCAAGCCCATTTAGGTGGGGTCGGTCAGAGTATAGAATGCGATGAACGCCTCCCTTCTCTTATATACTTCATAAATGAGTGAACGTCATGTTTTGACGTCATAAATGGTTCGTTCAAAACTTATTATTCCGAGCCAGTCACCTTAGCGAGAAGGAGACACACATTCTGTGGAGCACTTTTCGCGAAACCTTAAATTTATAAAGTTGCGTAGCGGAGTGCCGTACTCGAAGTCTGGCGGCTCGATGACAGCGTAAATGTCCTTTTCCAACTTGAGCAACTTGTCGATGTGAGAGCGGTCCTCCTTGCTGGCGCCGTACACGTCGTAGAACACTTTGGTGTACTCCTTCAAGTGACCCATGTCTTCCGACACCTGCTGCTGGCGGCGCCACTTGTTCATCGGGACGCGGTTAATGTACAAGCTGTACCTGGCACAAGGGTGCAAGAGAAGTGAATGACAAAGACTGCAACTCGGAGTGGGATGACATACTAAGGTAAACTCGCTCAGAGTGTTAAGCATCTCGATGCAGAGAAGAACATCGAAAAAATGTTAGGCATTTTAATCGCTCATTTGCCTTGTAATCGTTTTTGTGCGTGGTTCCCAGCTTAGAGGCATCAGGTAGGAATGTCTACATGTGGGCTAGATGCTGCGTTTTTATGTGAAGGCGCTGGCAGTGCTGAATAACGACGACGCTAAAGTTTACCGTTAGCAGATAGCGGATGTTGAGGGAATGGCGTCACCATGCGGCAAACGTTCGTTATGGACAGCGTAGCGAGATAgtgtttacgtggtttacgtgtcCAAGTTGGGACGGTGGCTCCACCTAACGGAGGGTTAATAAGTTAAATAgagtgacaaaaaaagaaaacgaaaatgtttgcctatgccactgCGCGAACCATTGTCACAAGTTTATTTTAGttataataaaataaatgaatatgaATCAcacaccaaacgcgaaaacactTAGGTTGCctatttgtttacatcgatcttgtagttaggcctagacgcgttcgaaatggaAAGATCTAAAAAAcgacgccaacttatccgtaatacctggtcatcgaagctaacttaaggcaagcgaagccactttaaacagtcgtttgctgcgaacaaagtgaatctttcaacaactacgccaaaatgaCTTTGAAGTGGGCGTCCGAGAGTGCCTCCATCTTGTgtgtacactacgtacaccttcGCTACCATGGTAAtattagagagttatagtataccgggcttaccggactaccgggtgtaccgtgataccggaatcgaagtgcgcatgcgaagatacgtacgtcacccatACCACTTCGcatacgcgcggtatttttcagatttctaCGTTACCGTTGCATCGTAGGTGTACGtatagtgtacgtaaacatggcggcgctttcGGACGcctgcttcgaagtgattttggcgtagttgttgataGATTAACCTTGTTCATTTCGAatgactgttcaaagtggcttcgcttgccttcagttagcttcgatgaccgagtattacggataagttggcgtagtttttgggATAGCTTCTCACTTCAAACTCGCCTAGGCCTAAAtgcaagatcgatgtaaacaaaatcggcaacataattgtttttgcgtttggtgcgtggttcatatttatttacttttattatcactaaaataaacttctaacgaTGCTTTGCGCATTGGCATATTCAAATATTCtcgtttttttccttttcactgtttaacttattaaccatctaaTCGTTGGTGCCACCGTCCCAGCgagggcacgtaaaccacgtaaacgctatcccgctaagcATAGCGagacgctgcccacaacgaacgtttgctgcaagGTAACGCCATTTCCTTAACTtgtacgctatcacgctaacgctaaactatactTGTCTaataaatctgaaaaatagcgcACATACGGTAAGCGCTACGACTAGCGTACGTACTTGCGCACGCGCACTTCGATCCCGCTATCACGCTACGCTCAGTATCCCTGTAAGACCGGTTTACTACAACTGTCCATTCTTTAGCCTTTCTCGCACCAGGACACATGCCTCCTTGCCCGGCAGAGATGAGAGAGTGCGGCCAAACCACAGCGTGGCTGGTCTTAATTTGCGAGAAAGGGCGAGTGCATGCGGGTACACGGAACCCTGCTCCTCTTTTTTTCGGAGGGAGGGAGCGCTTGTGATTGGCCAGAAGAGTATGGCGTAATTCTACGCGCCATTTGCGAAGCGGACGCCTTCCGAACACGAGTTACGGCTGAGAAGGACAAATTCTTGCTTGTGGGAGTGACCGAGTTTTTCCGTACGACGCCGAATCCATCATGCCTCGCCAGTCGGTACAGGCTTCTAAAACATAGCACGCGTATGAGAAGCTTCATTGCCTGCGTATCAGTGCCGCCCCATGGTTACACTGATAACAATTGTATTGTTCTTATGAATGCCCTATACCAATAAGTCATGTGCGTTAAAATTGAAGTCGATTGTTTATAGGAAGCATTTGTTTGGTCAGGAAGGAGCATTAAGATCAAACGAAATAAAAGAGTGCCGAATAATACCTGGTCCCGTTTCTTAACTATATgactacgaaaaaaaaacgctgagaaACGATGTTAGTCTGCCACTAGCGCACGCCAGGTGGCTCGGCAACGTCTTACGTCAGACATGGGCTCACTTTGTTGGGCCATCCTACTGTGAACAAGGCTACCGTAAGGTAGCCGCAACAttatttttaatgttttaaaCATGTTTAATGTTTAAACTTGTTTAATGTTTTAAACATGTTTTAATGTTATAAACATTTTGGCCCCACTCTTTCATAGCGGTTGTTATTCGTGCGTTAAAGGTTTGGTATTGTTTCTCGGTGGGTGTGGTCATCTCTTATTTTCTCTGATATTTTACCGTTATGAAACGTGATGGTCGTTAAGAGTTTTTCGCTTGTCTGCAAAGACATCTGTAACTCGTGTAGACAGTAGTAATGGCATACCTTGCGTCGTTCGGCAGCCGCCTCAGGCTCATCTCGAACCAAAACGGTACGCCCCAGTTGATGAGCAGATCGAGCATCACGTACACTGCATGCTGGCTGTTGTCAACCCCGTACTGGGGCCACGTCATGCCTCGGCCCTTCATGAACGCCTTGAGTTGGGACACGCACTCCTCGGCCGGTGCCAAGCACGCGGAGTACAAGGAGAAGGCAGCTGCGCAACATGCGTGGTCAGAGATAATTGAGCGCCTCATATTTCATATTTATTTCCAAAGAAAAGACCGTACCACCCACGACACCGTGGCACGTCCTGTGACCTCTGCTGAATTTAGATCAGTGGACCAGTCTTTCACATATATAATAGACAGTCGTGGTGGCTGCTTTCATTTCAAGTATTAACTACTTTTTGGAGGCTAATGCTAGGGCTACGAATACTATGAGTCAAGTGTTCGTCGCTACCACATCAAACATTGCATTTGGTTCAGCATGGACGTAGGAATTAATGACAAAATATAGCGAGACGTTCAAGTTGCCGTACTAAGACCAGAGACTCAAACGAGAAGCTGTGTGAGAATGTGAGGTATGTGGAACGCTTAAGCGTTATTCACATGCCTTTCACCACAAGTTTTATCACTGCTGACTGATTTCTGCTCCTCACGGGACGGCtatacgctctcccatagtagagtacctagtactctaaatcgctaccCACTTCTAAACACACAGATTTGTGTCGCCTACCTTAGTGTGAACCAAGGGACGGCTATCAGCTCTCCCGTAGttgagtaccgagtactctgtTTACACACAGGTTACAAGTTATATCCGCTACGgaacggcttcatgctctcccatagcagagtatcaagtactctaaattgttagcagctttttataaacacacaggTTAATTTAATTAACTTGTGTACAAAATGTGGTGGTTTAGCCACCTTACTATAGAGTAATAGGACCTTACTCCGTATGCTCTGagagtgcccttcggtacgcgGCACCGACACAGCATCGTCTATcaagtgggactccgctctcctGAGTACTGACATGACAtcacaactttgggctgtccagagggcccacgtgCGGTGCTAGGTCTCGGCCTTACTGTACCGTCGTGGGAGCAGCACACCGCGTTTCAGGGGGCATGCCTTCGGACTTTCAGAATAAAGTTTTCCCAAACAAAACCAATCTCGATAATAAGTAAGCGCTGTTGAACGGAGCACTTATTCCAATGGCATCAAACGCGCAGTCCGCATGTGGCCTTGGCTTCGCACGGAATGGAGTTGTGCGACTTGTGGGTTCTGAAGGGAGATCGCCGCGCTCTCTGAACGCACGAGACAATCACAGCACGTGCGGCAGAGAAAAGCAAGCACGCGTAAATTTATCAATTTATTTTAGAAACGGCAATATCACTATCCGGGTCTAATGTATCACTAGTAATGCGGTAAAAAAACAGCCTTATATCATATGTGAGTGCTGCACACAAACATAAACACGACGTAATGTGAATACGGCGTCATCGAACTATGTAAATCGATGGGTTTGGTAACACGTAATAGCCTTGTTAGATGCATGCCGTATCGATGCATAAGCTATAGGGGTCACTTAACCGTCAGGATAAATGGTGAACGTTCAATAAATTGGTTCATTCAAAGAATAGGTGCTTTTCTTCTGAGCAGCGGGCACCGTAGTGGTAACTTGTGATGCATATCTCAGCCACGTGCTTGTTTccacgtggcctccgagatctgCTTCAGCAGCACGCGCAACacgaggctaagccgaggaataCATGAAGACACAGAAACGTTGACGTTCGAGGGCCACTTCCAGACACCCAAGTCGAGGATTAGGGTAGCCTTAAGCTTTCAAGTGCGAGGCACTTTAATGCCCTGGCCTGTCCTCCATCTTGCACATGTGGCGTGGTCACGCCAAAAATAAAGTGGTACATATACTGGCCCTAAAATAAACCTAGCAATGGTAATAACATAAtcaaataaatgatcaaagtccaATGTAATACAATCAACAAAAAGAACTAAAGACTAACCACACTTGAAATCGTTGAATTCACTTCAGAAACATAAGGTTGACACGCACAACACGAGAGGGCGCCACGGCCTCGCTAAGTGCGTAATTGCTTGTCCCAGAGACACCTTTCCGGCACAGCATCTAGAGAAGAAACAACCGGGCCGAACTCGATGCACACAGCAGGTATCTCCAACCCCCAAGCAAACATGAAGTCCATAACGCGCAGCAGAGAAGTAGGGCGAATGTCGTACATGGAGTTATCTGATTTCCCTAGCGAAATTTTTCTCGTACCCTTAAAGCCCTACGTGCTTAACTCAAACATTGACGCCATTGCTGGTTTGTTGGCCGGAGTTGTGTGAACTGTGTGAAGGGGCATCGCTGGATACCCGGGCTAGACACTTTCTTAGGTTTCACTGTATCAGGCGCAGGATTTGAAACTACAACAATCACTCCATAGTTTTGAACCCAAAAGTGTGTTATGCAGGGGAGCACAAAAATATCGAGgatgtatttccgtcacggaaatgatgTCAAAAAATATGCACGAtcagaaagcaaacaaaaatagatacgtatacatatacggtgagtgacgccgacgtcgatgctgacgccggcggcaaaatctagcaaaaatgtccatataattgatatcaCAATAAATGTCTCGTCAACAGAACTCGAGCTAGGGACTTTCGGCCGGCGGAGATTTATCATTAAGCGTCAATGCGGGTGCGTTAAACGGTGCTTTAGCAATCATACATAAGGCACAATTTACCGGTCCTCTTATATCAATGTACAATAAAAATTAAACTTCTTCGGAAAACGAAACCATGGGCGAGTTTGTATGGCACTACGTACAACTTCTGCGACTACTTCCGCAAGAACAAGCTGCACttccgtgttataccgattcataTAACGAAGGGATAAACCATACTTTTTTTACCTTCTCGCTTGCTCTTAGACTCCAGGTACTGTGCGCCCCGCCTCATCCACATTCGCATCATCTTCGTGGCAGTGTCGGTGATCAGGCCGTTCTCCCACTTCATCACACCGCAGACGTGTGCCTCAATGTCGTCGCAAGGGTCGACGCTCGTGTTGAGGCGTTCGATGACCTCTCGCACCAGATGCTGGCAACCGGCGCTTTTGCAAGGTGATTCGTTCCTGGGGATCTGGGCTATTGAAAGTCTGTGCCTGAACAGCAACAGCACTACCGGGATGACGATCAGAATGACGGCGACAACGCCACACGCGACAAGTGCATTCCACCGAGCTTCGGTCCACAGGCTGTTCAACTTTGTTTGGTTGGCACCCTCTATTGCCTGCATAGGCATTAGAGAGATCGTGACCCACTCAGATGACCGTCAGGTGTCGCGCACACCTTCATCTTAAGACGCCATTGGTGCTGGTATCTTAACGCTAAATAGACTGGCAACATACCGAATTAAGCTATAATCCTGACTCCCTGGACACTTCCGCGGATGGTGTCCGCATCCTTTATGCATACTATAGTTGCAGTACTATCTATAGGAGCTTATCCCTAGACACCGTTACCATTTCTTACAAACGGTGCTAAAGTCTTGCTTAATCCGTCGGCTCCATCCACACAAACTATTTCACGCCATGTGGTCATAATCCGGGGTTAAACCAGTTCCATCACACTAAAGGTCTGGCCAAACAGGCTCGATATGAATGTGACATTTTCTGGAATGTTTTTCTATTGGCTAGTATACACATAAGACAGATGCGCACATCAAGAAACACAGATTAAAAACGTAGTTGTAGCAGGAAATAATTGTTTTTGTAATTCCCAGTCCTCATGCGTGCCGGGAAAGTGTAGAGACAAGCCCACGAACGGACGACATTCGGAGACCATGTTCTGTGAAGCCGGTAACGGACAAGCCCTTCTTACTCTATTATGAATGCGTACGCACCGCTTTTACATTACCTCATTTGGTGATCTCAATAGAGTCATGATACATATATCGTGCTCAAGGAAAGCTGTGTTTATGCCCTAAAGAAAGAACGAAACCAAGAAGGTGTAGCTTGGCTAGAGTACACACAACAACATAGCGTTGCCATAGTGGTAATAACGAGAGTGTATATGCTTCGCTTAAATGCTTATCGCATTTGCGTCGACGCTTACCTGCAGACCCTGCAGAAATAATTTTGAGCAAATTGTTCATTTCAAATCCACCATTCAGTTTCAGAATGCAACAGAATGGAGAGTTTCGTCATGTTCATTTTCACATGTCAGTAAACTCAGAGGTGTGGcagcttgagcgagttggtatgacacgacgatagttatagcgcgagaacaaaacgatgacacagagacaagaaagacaagaAACGGCCGTGTCCTTCGTGTAAttctcgtctctgtgtcgtcgttttgttctcgcactataactatcgtcagtcAACTCCTCTTTGAATCTACCTGCTTGCTTGCCCTGGGCAGTTTTAGAACTCGCAAAAGAGCCGGTGAGCAAATGCAGCTCTCTAAACTTACCTAGACgccaaagtaaagagaaaatgtCACTAGCGGCCGACGTACCAGGGAGTGCAATCGTTCCAAGACCTCCTCACTCAGCATGGTCTGTCCCGTCGAAGCCCTCTGGTGTGTCGCATTCAGGCTCAACTCGTACGGGCTGCTCTTGGCTACAATGGAAATGATCGCTCGTGTTCCCTGTAGCCTCGACAGATGCACACTTTC from Rhipicephalus microplus isolate Deutch F79 chromosome 7, USDA_Rmic, whole genome shotgun sequence includes these protein-coding regions:
- the LOC142767752 gene encoding uncharacterized protein LOC142767752; the protein is MRAQRGAVPASTTCSSYAPRIILPHRHRGGGGGAKPPMKPAVKASGVAAGGLNEPPRTPVSSESTEKKSEDEGKTKDSVESVHLSRLQGTRAIISIVAKSSPYELSLNATHQRASTGQTMLSEEVLERLHSLAIEGANQTKLNSLWTEARWNALVACGVVAVILIVIPVVLLLFRHRLSIAQIPRNESPCKSAGCQHLVREVIERLNTSVDPCDDIEAHVCGVMKWENGLITDTATKMMRMWMRRGAQYLESKSKREAAFSLYSACLAPAEECVSQLKAFMKGRGMTWPQYGVDNSQHAVYVMLDLLINWGVPFWFEMSLRRLPNDARYSLYINRVPMNKWRRQQQVSEDMGHLKEYTKVFYDVYGASKEDRSHIDKLLKLEKDIYAVIEPPDFEDKIQPGALTETLVSIGSTALFISSYNSKTWLGFLNELLQPHQFTMEDYILVDDIGLSRTMVEILMQFSNMDMLYTLGWWFAQQFSVMASQDGSIASYGSATTAAANRQSDCYALAESRFRRQLFLQRAHASLGYPGMRQVDDIFSNIRDTTVTLLRSLPWMDEAARNEAVAIVEATEIEVWRRNLGNHNDDDDSRERPPIDSMHGSQLDAKRRRRRWVSDSTSASYQRKLGCEGQSIKTMEHVAALEVAHAAAFGATGTDGKSLSRADANGADRLPGQWQALSPHMVFFLVYCHSTCESREGSGGLSGRRTVRCGDVLKRVASFGRAFGCPAGSPMTSSVPKCSFFAK